A genomic window from Candidatus Liberibacter americanus str. Sao Paulo includes:
- a CDS encoding ferritin, with the protein MSSTKIYGIVNDLMNIEYKAHYHYMQASSWAAYNNLDGCHSFLLNHAQEEYSHVMRVFKYLIDAGYNAVFYDLPKPEIKSDDVESLFSSIYQHEIIVTKAYDDALISVSEEKDNQTFCFLQWFVNEQIEEITLCRNILDKIKLIGSGPHSLYLIDLEIGKMAKKS; encoded by the coding sequence ATGAGTAGTACGAAAATTTATGGTATTGTCAATGATCTTATGAATATTGAATATAAGGCACATTACCATTATATGCAAGCGTCTTCTTGGGCCGCCTACAATAATCTTGATGGCTGCCACAGCTTTTTGTTAAATCATGCACAAGAGGAATACTCCCATGTAATGAGGGTTTTTAAATATTTAATTGATGCAGGATATAATGCAGTTTTCTATGATTTACCGAAACCTGAAATCAAATCTGATGATGTTGAAAGCTTGTTCTCATCGATATACCAACATGAAATAATCGTAACAAAAGCATATGATGATGCTTTAATAAGTGTCTCTGAAGAAAAAGATAATCAAACATTTTGTTTTTTACAATGGTTTGTGAACGAACAAATTGAAGAAATCACATTGTGTCGCAATATCTTAGACAAAATAAAATTAATAGGCTCAGGCCCTCATTCTCTTTATCTAATTGACCTAGAAATAGGAAAAA
- a CDS encoding metal ABC transporter permease, with protein sequence MYNEFLTRALLAGVGIVLSTGPLGCFIIWQRIAYFGDTIAHSALLGVAISLMFEIPLPICVFIIASSASLLLIKIQKNENLSYDSILGVIAHSTLSLGLIILSFIDWVRTDLNIFLFGDILAVNINDIILIWSVGILNILVLITIWKPLLATTINHELAKAEGINTEKNKIIFTLITSLMISISIKVVGITLVTSLLILPATTARRFSKSPESMVVISTIIGILGIIVGLYGSLVFDTPSGPSIIIATMIFFILSHIQIPKKLFFNKKLFK encoded by the coding sequence ATGTATAACGAATTTTTAACTCGCGCTTTGCTTGCTGGAGTTGGTATAGTATTATCAACTGGACCTCTTGGTTGCTTTATTATATGGCAACGCATAGCATATTTTGGAGATACCATAGCACACTCAGCACTATTAGGAGTTGCTATATCACTCATGTTTGAGATACCTCTCCCAATTTGTGTATTCATAATAGCATCTTCCGCATCGCTTTTGTTGATTAAAATTCAAAAAAATGAAAATCTATCTTATGATTCAATACTCGGAGTGATTGCTCACTCTACACTATCACTTGGTCTTATAATATTATCATTTATAGATTGGGTTAGAACAGATCTTAATATTTTTTTATTTGGAGACATATTAGCCGTCAATATAAATGATATAATTCTTATCTGGAGCGTTGGAATATTAAATATTCTCGTATTAATAACAATATGGAAACCTCTTTTAGCTACAACCATAAATCATGAGCTTGCAAAGGCAGAAGGTATTAATACAGAAAAAAACAAGATAATTTTCACACTTATAACATCGCTTATGATTTCTATTTCTATAAAAGTAGTTGGAATAACACTTGTAACATCTCTTTTGATACTACCAGCGACTACTGCAAGACGTTTCTCAAAATCTCCTGAAAGCATGGTCGTTATATCAACAATCATTGGTATCTTGGGAATAATCGTTGGTCTCTATGGATCATTGGTTTTTGATACACCTTCGGGACCATCCATAATCATAGCAACTATGATATTTTTTATACTTAGTCACATTCAAATACCTAAAAAACTATTTTTTAATAAAAAATTATTTAAATAA
- a CDS encoding metal ABC transporter ATP-binding protein, with translation MHTCSSLPLIRFTNTSFHKNGRNILHNINFTIKSGEIVTLIGPNGSGKSTVAKLATGIIKPSMGNITRNPRITIGYVPQKVTIEKMLPISLIQFIKLTVKASQNDILKMIDKVNLTGKEHINIADISGGEFQRALLAKALLRKPDLLVLDEPLQGIDFPGELALYELITSVQKSTECSILLISHNLNMVMASTNTVICLNNKICYKGPPQTIKDNAEFVRLFGPRTAEILAIHNHKHD, from the coding sequence ATGCATACTTGCTCATCTCTTCCTTTAATCAGATTTACAAATACAAGTTTTCATAAAAACGGACGCAATATTTTACATAATATCAATTTTACTATAAAATCTGGCGAAATAGTTACATTAATAGGTCCCAACGGATCTGGAAAATCAACTGTTGCTAAATTAGCTACAGGCATAATTAAACCAAGCATGGGCAATATAACACGCAATCCCAGAATAACTATAGGCTATGTACCTCAAAAAGTCACTATAGAAAAAATGTTACCTATAAGTCTTATTCAATTTATCAAACTTACAGTTAAAGCTTCACAGAATGATATTTTGAAAATGATTGATAAAGTTAACTTAACAGGAAAAGAACATATAAATATAGCAGATATTTCAGGAGGAGAATTTCAACGTGCTCTTCTTGCAAAAGCTTTATTGCGTAAACCAGATCTATTGGTTTTAGACGAACCACTACAAGGGATTGATTTTCCGGGAGAATTAGCATTATACGAGCTTATAACATCAGTTCAAAAATCTACAGAATGTAGTATACTACTCATATCCCATAATTTAAATATGGTTATGGCTTCTACAAATACTGTGATATGTTTAAATAATAAAATTTGTTACAAAGGCCCCCCTCAAACTATTAAAGATAATGCAGAATTTGTTCGACTTTTTGGCCCACGTACAGCAGAAATATTAGCAATTCATAATCATAAACATGACTAA
- a CDS encoding zinc ABC transporter substrate-binding protein produces the protein MKNIFIFTILLFSMLKGIVMADSLRVVASIKPIHSIVSYIMHGVGKPSLLVKNNSSPHDYSLRPSDIIMLENADIIFWIGPNMETFLEKPLTSLNKTSNVIILSNCSNLHKILLYKRDKKLLKSYQHEKDINNYIYDMHLWLDPVNAKHMANVIAMELIKRDPNNQKKYEKNKQDFLTKLDKLDNSLSELLYSVQGKKIVVFHGAYRYFEHRYRINIIESIMPKSVLPGAKSFQRIKNLITSEDVSCVFYEPEFDPKMIRSITDGTDVAVAMLDPEGILLPAGPDLYFKLMTNLATSLKKNCL, from the coding sequence ATGAAAAACATTTTTATATTTACTATTTTATTATTTTCTATGTTGAAAGGGATAGTTATGGCTGACTCTTTGCGAGTAGTGGCCTCTATTAAGCCGATTCATTCAATAGTATCTTATATTATGCATGGAGTAGGCAAGCCTAGTTTGCTTGTCAAAAATAACAGCTCTCCTCACGATTATAGTTTGCGTCCATCAGATATTATTATGCTAGAGAATGCTGATATTATTTTTTGGATTGGTCCGAATATGGAAACTTTTTTAGAAAAACCGTTAACTTCTCTTAATAAGACATCTAATGTTATTATACTATCGAATTGTTCAAATTTACATAAAATTTTATTGTATAAACGTGATAAAAAATTACTTAAGTCTTATCAGCATGAAAAAGATATCAATAATTACATATATGACATGCACCTTTGGTTGGATCCTGTAAATGCAAAACATATGGCTAATGTTATTGCTATGGAGCTAATCAAGAGAGATCCAAATAATCAAAAAAAATATGAAAAAAATAAACAAGATTTTTTAACTAAATTAGATAAATTAGATAATTCATTATCTGAGCTATTATATTCAGTTCAAGGAAAAAAAATTGTTGTTTTTCATGGAGCTTATCGTTATTTCGAACATCGTTATAGAATTAATATTATTGAATCAATAATGCCTAAGTCTGTTCTTCCAGGAGCAAAGTCATTTCAAAGAATTAAAAATTTAATTACTTCAGAAGATGTTTCTTGTGTATTCTATGAGCCGGAATTTGATCCTAAAATGATAAGATCTATTACAGATGGTACTGATGTAGCTGTAGCAATGCTTGATCCAGAAGGTATTTTATTGCCTGCTGGCCCTGATCTTTATTTTAAATTGATGACTAATCTTGCCACATCATTGAAAAAAAACTGTCTATAA
- the gndA gene encoding NADP-dependent phosphogluconate dehydrogenase yields the protein MKKADIGVIGLGTMGSSLALNMLEKNFRLAVYNNEPELTDVFFKKTRDLSKKVIKTKTLQQMVEAISIPRKIFMMITDGKPIDLLIEKLEPMLSAEDILMDGGNSNFHDTQIRSIKLNKKKIRFFGIGVSGGSNGARYGASLMIGGNEKAYRNIENILQSISANYQGQPCYALLGPDGSGHFTKTIHNGIEYANMQIIADVYGILRDGFHKTSLEISKYYLKWNEGKLNSYLMKITAEILLSIDPITEFSMLDIISDKAYQKGTGQRSVIEGHKLFAPMTITEAAVFYRNLSERKNEREKMQSIFIDNSSFSFNNSDLLIEDLENAIYAAQIIAYTQGFLVMKKASQKYNWNLQLATIARIWREGCIIKSQLINEIAEALTLNYNNTNLLTIPNISNKIIKSLPSLRRIVIACTKHGYPIPALIAALSFFDTYTQGQGTANLVQAQRDFFGSHGFDRSDGIKEKNAPWRIS from the coding sequence ATGAAAAAAGCAGATATTGGAGTAATTGGCCTTGGCACTATGGGATCAAGCCTTGCTCTTAATATGCTTGAGAAAAACTTCCGTTTAGCAGTTTATAATAATGAACCAGAACTGACAGATGTTTTCTTTAAAAAAACACGTGATTTATCTAAAAAAGTTATCAAAACAAAAACTCTCCAACAAATGGTAGAAGCAATTTCTATACCTCGAAAAATATTTATGATGATAACAGATGGCAAACCAATTGACTTGCTAATAGAAAAATTAGAACCAATGCTATCAGCTGAAGATATATTGATGGATGGAGGCAATTCCAATTTTCATGATACACAGATACGCTCAATCAAACTAAATAAAAAAAAAATACGTTTTTTTGGTATAGGAGTATCAGGTGGATCTAATGGAGCCAGATATGGAGCTTCATTAATGATTGGAGGGAATGAAAAAGCATATCGTAATATTGAAAATATCCTACAATCTATATCTGCAAATTATCAGGGTCAACCTTGTTATGCTTTGCTTGGACCCGACGGATCAGGGCATTTCACTAAAACAATTCATAACGGCATTGAATATGCAAATATGCAGATAATAGCTGATGTTTATGGAATTTTGCGAGATGGATTTCATAAAACATCTTTGGAAATAAGTAAGTATTACTTAAAATGGAATGAAGGAAAACTAAACTCTTATTTGATGAAAATTACTGCCGAAATACTACTATCTATTGATCCTATCACTGAATTTTCAATGCTAGATATCATCAGTGATAAAGCCTATCAAAAAGGAACAGGACAAAGATCTGTTATTGAAGGGCATAAACTATTTGCTCCAATGACAATAACTGAAGCTGCAGTATTTTATCGCAATCTTTCAGAACGTAAAAATGAACGTGAAAAAATGCAATCTATATTTATAGACAATAGCAGTTTTTCATTTAACAATTCTGATCTTTTGATCGAAGATTTAGAAAATGCAATTTATGCTGCTCAAATCATTGCTTATACACAAGGATTTTTAGTAATGAAAAAAGCATCTCAAAAATATAATTGGAATTTACAACTTGCCACAATAGCACGTATTTGGCGTGAAGGATGTATTATTAAATCACAGCTTATTAATGAAATTGCAGAAGCATTAACCCTTAACTACAATAATACTAATCTTCTAACGATCCCAAATATTTCCAACAAAATAATAAAATCGTTGCCATCTCTAAGACGTATAGTTATAGCTTGCACAAAACATGGATATCCGATACCAGCACTTATAGCAGCTCTTTCTTTTTTTGATACTTATACACAAGGGCAAGGAACTGCTAATCTAGTTCAAGCACAAAGAGATTTTTTTGGATCTCATGGATTTGATCGCTCAGATGGAATTAAAGAAAAAAATGCCCCTTGGAGAATATCATAA
- the trmD gene encoding tRNA (guanosine(37)-N1)-methyltransferase TrmD: MTFRSTIITLYPEMFPGYLGHSLSGKALACNLWSINTVQIRDFALDRHKNVDGTPVGGGAGMILRADVLGRAIDHAISAYNQKEVPRILMGARGKPLTQKIVRKIATGSGAIIICGRFEGIDERIIKARNLEEISIGDYVLSGGEPAALVLLDAIVRLLPGVMGNKESSIHESFENGLLEFPQYTNPRIWETLEIPPILYSGNHKEIKKWRKEQSFIVTKKCRPDLLTKNETTTE; this comes from the coding sequence ATGACTTTTCGCTCCACTATAATCACACTATATCCAGAAATGTTTCCTGGATATCTAGGGCATTCTTTGTCTGGGAAGGCGCTTGCGTGTAATTTATGGTCTATTAATACTGTTCAGATACGCGATTTTGCATTAGACAGACATAAAAATGTTGATGGAACTCCTGTAGGAGGTGGAGCAGGAATGATTTTAAGAGCAGATGTATTAGGACGAGCAATTGATCATGCAATATCTGCATACAATCAAAAAGAGGTTCCTAGAATACTTATGGGAGCGCGTGGCAAGCCTTTAACACAAAAAATAGTGCGAAAAATTGCAACAGGATCTGGTGCTATTATTATATGCGGCAGATTTGAAGGAATTGATGAACGCATCATTAAAGCACGCAATCTCGAAGAAATTTCCATAGGAGATTACGTGCTTTCAGGAGGAGAACCAGCAGCACTCGTCTTACTTGATGCTATAGTACGTTTACTGCCTGGCGTAATGGGGAACAAGGAATCATCAATTCATGAAAGTTTTGAAAATGGATTATTGGAGTTCCCACAATACACCAACCCCCGAATATGGGAAACATTAGAAATACCTCCTATCCTTTATTCTGGAAATCATAAGGAGATAAAAAAGTGGCGTAAAGAACAATCGTTTATAGTAACAAAAAAATGCAGGCCTGATCTTTTGACGAAGAATGAAACAACTACTGAATAA
- the rimM gene encoding ribosome maturation factor RimM (Essential for efficient processing of 16S rRNA): protein MVGAEKLILMATIGSSHGLNGGLYVNSYANDPMELERYTLYSNDGREFSISEVYEHNKRYIVFFDGINDRTAAEKLRNLDLYVNREDFKDEELEEDEFFHADLERMETFDIKGKYWGNICGIYDFGAGTIIEIKSDNVEKKFLIPFTKEAVLNVNMKENKILIDPIAAGLNCIETQDKNIKAKQDLSKNKT, encoded by the coding sequence ATGGTCGGTGCTGAAAAACTTATACTTATGGCAACTATTGGATCATCCCATGGATTAAATGGGGGGCTTTATGTCAATTCGTATGCAAACGATCCAATGGAATTGGAAAGATACACCCTATATTCAAATGATGGCAGAGAATTCAGTATATCGGAAGTATACGAACACAATAAAAGATACATTGTTTTTTTTGATGGAATTAATGACCGAACTGCCGCTGAAAAACTAAGAAACCTAGATTTATATGTTAATCGTGAAGATTTCAAAGATGAAGAATTGGAAGAAGATGAATTCTTTCATGCTGATTTAGAAAGAATGGAAACATTTGATATTAAAGGTAAATACTGGGGAAATATCTGCGGCATATATGATTTTGGAGCCGGAACTATAATCGAGATTAAATCTGATAACGTAGAAAAAAAGTTTTTGATACCTTTTACAAAAGAAGCAGTATTGAATGTTAATATGAAAGAAAACAAAATATTAATCGATCCTATTGCTGCAGGACTAAATTGTATTGAAACGCAAGATAAAAATATTAAGGCCAAACAAGATCTAAGTAAAAATAAAACATGA
- the rpsP gene encoding 30S ribosomal protein S16 — protein MALKIRLACGGSKKRNHYSIVVANSRSPRDGRFIEKIGTWNPTLPKENPTRFTMNFERIQYWISKGAQPTDRIMFFMDKAGLIKSPTRNNPKKAQPKKKALERLEAKKKAENSVNA, from the coding sequence GTGGCATTAAAAATTCGTCTTGCTTGCGGAGGTTCTAAAAAGCGCAATCATTATAGTATCGTAGTTGCGAACTCCCGCAGCCCGCGGGATGGAAGATTTATTGAAAAAATTGGAACTTGGAATCCAACTTTGCCGAAAGAAAACCCTACAAGATTTACAATGAATTTTGAACGTATACAATATTGGATAAGCAAAGGAGCACAACCGACAGATAGAATTATGTTTTTTATGGATAAAGCCGGATTAATTAAATCTCCTACTAGAAACAATCCTAAAAAAGCTCAGCCTAAAAAGAAAGCATTAGAGCGTCTTGAAGCTAAGAAAAAAGCAGAAAATAGCGTAAATGCATAG
- the ffh gene encoding signal recognition particle protein codes for MFDNLQERLGSIFKNITGKGILSESDISNTLREIRRVFLEADVSIEAVRILNKRVQEKAKGEKVLKSIKPGQMIIKIVHDELVEILGRENVDLEINAPSPIVIMMIGLQGSGKTTTTAKIANRLKNMHKKKVLMASLDVYRPAAQEQLRYLGEKNQINTLETIKEQSPIEIAKRALNSAKSGLYDVVILDTAGRNHIDEFLMREVDEIKYITKPHEILLVADALTGQDAVNIARNFNERLDISGIVLTRMDGDGRGGAALSMRAITGKPIKAMGIGEKIEDLEGFFPDRIANRILGMGDIVSLVEKAAHNLDKEKASAAAKKISKGKFDLDDLAEQLRQTQNIGGIGSLFKMMPMIKSFNKNVTMPGISDDMIKYYIAIISSMTKEERANPIIIKHSRKKRIAMGSGTDAAKINKILKLYRQMSDVMKSMKGQNERSLTNNMMENIRNKINLGKNGKLPYI; via the coding sequence GTGTTTGATAATCTACAAGAACGTCTTGGATCAATTTTTAAAAATATAACTGGCAAAGGAATATTATCGGAATCAGATATATCAAATACTTTGCGAGAAATACGCCGAGTTTTCTTGGAAGCAGACGTGTCAATTGAAGCAGTCCGAATCTTAAACAAAAGAGTGCAAGAAAAAGCAAAAGGCGAAAAAGTACTAAAAAGCATTAAGCCTGGACAAATGATAATCAAGATAGTGCATGATGAATTAGTAGAAATACTAGGAAGAGAAAATGTAGATTTAGAAATCAATGCGCCATCTCCTATTGTCATAATGATGATAGGACTACAAGGATCTGGTAAAACAACAACAACAGCTAAAATAGCTAATCGACTAAAAAATATGCATAAAAAGAAAGTTTTGATGGCTTCTCTTGATGTATATCGCCCAGCAGCACAGGAACAACTACGCTATCTTGGAGAAAAAAATCAAATCAATACACTAGAAACTATAAAAGAACAATCTCCTATAGAAATAGCTAAACGTGCATTAAATAGTGCAAAATCTGGTCTTTATGATGTTGTTATTTTAGATACAGCAGGAAGAAATCACATAGATGAATTTCTTATGAGAGAAGTAGACGAAATTAAATATATAACCAAACCTCATGAAATTTTATTAGTCGCAGACGCACTGACTGGACAAGACGCAGTCAATATAGCCCGTAACTTTAATGAAAGATTAGATATATCAGGGATTGTTCTTACACGCATGGATGGTGATGGCCGTGGAGGAGCAGCACTATCAATGAGAGCCATTACAGGCAAGCCTATTAAGGCTATGGGAATAGGTGAAAAAATAGAAGACTTAGAAGGCTTCTTCCCTGATAGGATTGCCAATAGAATACTAGGCATGGGAGATATTGTATCTCTAGTTGAGAAAGCTGCTCATAATTTAGATAAAGAAAAAGCTTCAGCCGCAGCTAAAAAGATCAGCAAAGGCAAATTTGACCTTGATGATTTAGCAGAACAACTTCGTCAAACACAAAATATAGGAGGAATTGGCTCACTTTTCAAAATGATGCCTATGATCAAATCATTCAACAAAAACGTCACAATGCCAGGAATTAGTGATGATATGATTAAATATTACATTGCTATTATATCTTCTATGACAAAGGAAGAGCGCGCAAACCCAATCATCATCAAACATTCTCGTAAAAAACGCATTGCTATGGGCTCGGGAACTGACGCAGCAAAAATAAATAAGATTTTAAAATTATACCGTCAGATGTCCGATGTAATGAAATCTATGAAAGGACAAAATGAAAGATCTTTAACTAATAATATGATGGAAAACATTAGAAATAAAATAAACCTTGGAAAAAATGGAAAATTGCCATATATCTAA
- the dapF gene encoding diaminopimelate epimerase, which translates to MINKSNVDFAKMEGIGNKILVVDMRNRSDSINLHAINVLLSDEKTCFDQMMIIYSSKDTIADAFIRIINRDGSEAQSCGNGMRCVVRFLSMRMKKKSFVFETLRGTIKAKENEDNSISVDMGEPIFNWKNIPLSQPFDSRDRDEFYLGPINDVVLRSPYILSMGNPHAIFFVEYDIYSYDLLGFGNIVKNHFMFPEGINLSIAKVTSCSSIDLRTCERGVGLTAACGTAACASVVASAYSEKTNRIASVNMPGGQILIEWCHDNHVILTGTADEKWSGILDVKNGKWLLI; encoded by the coding sequence ATGATAAATAAATCCAATGTTGATTTTGCAAAAATGGAAGGTATAGGCAATAAAATTCTTGTTGTTGATATGCGAAATCGAAGCGATTCCATTAATTTACATGCCATAAATGTATTGTTATCAGATGAAAAGACTTGTTTTGATCAAATGATGATCATTTATTCTTCTAAAGATACAATTGCAGATGCTTTCATTCGTATAATAAACCGTGATGGCTCAGAAGCTCAATCTTGTGGAAATGGGATGCGCTGTGTTGTACGGTTTCTTTCTATGAGGATGAAAAAAAAATCTTTTGTATTTGAAACTTTAAGAGGTACTATCAAAGCAAAGGAAAATGAAGATAATAGCATATCTGTTGATATGGGCGAGCCAATATTTAATTGGAAAAATATTCCTCTATCACAACCATTCGATAGTAGAGATAGAGATGAATTTTACCTAGGGCCCATTAATGATGTTGTTTTGCGATCACCTTATATTTTATCGATGGGAAATCCTCATGCAATTTTTTTTGTTGAATACGATATATATAGTTATGATTTGCTTGGCTTTGGAAATATTGTAAAAAATCATTTTATGTTTCCAGAGGGTATTAATCTTTCTATAGCAAAAGTTACTTCTTGTTCAAGTATAGATCTGCGCACTTGTGAAAGAGGAGTTGGTCTGACTGCTGCTTGTGGAACGGCAGCTTGTGCTTCTGTTGTTGCTTCGGCGTATTCTGAAAAAACAAATCGCATAGCATCAGTTAATATGCCTGGGGGGCAAATTTTAATTGAATGGTGTCATGATAATCATGTTATTCTTACAGGAACTGCAGATGAAAAATGGAGTGGAATTCTTGATGTTAAAAATGGCAAATGGTTGTTGATATAA
- the ftsY gene encoding signal recognition particle-docking protein FtsY gives MLLSYFRKKKSIAGKTPSLDSENKELDEKFIDASEDKSPSKSFVSEELCDQEYSSKDSSWFRLIADGFSITALKIKDGITNILLHKKLDDSIREELEDLLIRSDIGVEAAQIIVDDLVSRGYEKNVSVESVLKDMSSKIHEILLPISNPFNLDLSHKPYVILVVGVNGVGKTTAIGKLSKRMSDDGLKVMLAAGDTFRSAAVDQLRIWADRTGSDFVSSEIGSDAAAIAYDAFIQAKKQDTDVLIIDTAGRTNNNIALMAGIGKIIRVLKRIDVDAPHEVLQILDATTGQNSLRQVEMFSDIAGVTGIIMSKLDGTARGGVLVSMAIKHQIPVYFIGVGEGVDDLEPFISKDFAEAIVGI, from the coding sequence GTGTTACTTAGTTATTTTAGAAAAAAAAAGTCCATAGCAGGAAAAACTCCCTCTCTCGATTCTGAGAACAAAGAGTTAGATGAGAAGTTTATAGATGCTTCAGAAGACAAATCTCCATCTAAATCTTTTGTTAGTGAAGAATTGTGCGACCAAGAATATTCTTCGAAAGATAGTTCTTGGTTTCGATTAATAGCTGATGGTTTTTCAATAACAGCTTTGAAAATAAAAGATGGTATTACAAATATCCTTTTACATAAGAAACTTGATGATAGCATTAGAGAAGAGTTAGAAGATTTATTGATTCGTTCAGATATAGGAGTGGAAGCTGCACAGATAATAGTAGATGATTTGGTTTCAAGAGGTTATGAGAAAAATGTTTCTGTCGAATCTGTATTGAAAGATATGTCTTCTAAAATTCATGAAATATTGTTGCCAATCTCTAATCCTTTTAATTTAGATTTGTCCCATAAACCATATGTTATTTTAGTTGTTGGAGTAAATGGAGTTGGTAAGACAACTGCTATAGGAAAGTTGTCAAAGAGAATGTCTGATGATGGATTAAAAGTTATGCTTGCTGCGGGAGATACTTTCCGTTCTGCAGCAGTTGATCAGCTTAGGATTTGGGCAGATAGAACGGGATCTGATTTTGTTAGCTCTGAAATTGGCTCAGATGCAGCAGCTATTGCATATGATGCATTTATACAGGCAAAGAAGCAGGATACAGACGTGCTAATTATTGATACAGCTGGACGTACTAACAATAATATAGCATTAATGGCTGGTATTGGAAAAATAATACGAGTATTGAAGCGTATTGATGTTGATGCTCCTCATGAAGTGTTGCAGATTTTAGATGCTACTACTGGGCAGAATTCTTTACGTCAAGTAGAGATGTTTAGTGATATTGCCGGAGTTACAGGTATTATTATGTCAAAGCTTGATGGGACTGCGAGAGGTGGTGTTTTGGTTTCTATGGCTATAAAACACCAGATACCTGTTTATTTTATAGGTGTTGGAGAAGGAGTGGATGATCTTGAGCCTTTTATATCAAAAGATTTTGCCGAGGCTATTGTAGGGATTTAA
- a CDS encoding PstS family phosphate ABC transporter substrate-binding protein, which produces MRFYYFIIIYIVFFMSPFGLEIFARDRIRIAGSSTVFPYSKIIAENFSEYFPSFKTPLVEAGGSGSGIKEFCKGIGEDTIDVVNVSRRITKYELNECKKNGVFDIQEIKIGYDGIALVSDTNMQSISLTIEDLYKALAASLVVNGKLVSNPFHKWSDIRFDLPEVRIFIYIPSEKHGTREVLEQKVLYEGCLRSGNFIKMRDDLKYNGLQLNIACNSVRKDGLLVEVDGDYAETLARIEANKNVFGFLGLSFYKNNSDILKITAIDGIIPSMHTVSAGLYPIIRPLLFYVKKNHLRNVIGLREYIYFSVSDEMMNTSSQLIRYGLIPISEGERKAVRDSIAINKND; this is translated from the coding sequence ATGAGGTTTTATTACTTTATTATCATCTATATTGTTTTTTTTATGTCGCCTTTTGGTTTGGAAATTTTTGCGCGTGATCGTATTAGGATTGCTGGATCTTCAACAGTATTTCCTTATTCAAAGATTATAGCTGAAAATTTTAGTGAATATTTTCCTTCCTTTAAAACTCCTTTAGTAGAAGCTGGTGGTTCTGGTTCTGGAATAAAAGAGTTTTGTAAAGGTATCGGCGAGGATACTATAGATGTTGTTAATGTTTCACGAAGAATAACTAAATATGAGTTGAATGAATGTAAAAAAAATGGTGTTTTTGATATTCAAGAAATTAAGATTGGTTATGATGGTATAGCTTTAGTAAGCGATACAAATATGCAAAGCATATCTTTAACTATTGAAGATCTTTATAAGGCTTTAGCTGCTAGTTTAGTTGTAAATGGGAAGCTAGTATCAAATCCTTTCCATAAATGGTCTGATATTAGATTTGATTTGCCAGAAGTTCGTATTTTTATTTATATTCCAAGTGAAAAACATGGAACTCGGGAAGTTTTAGAGCAAAAAGTTTTGTATGAGGGTTGCCTCAGGTCCGGTAATTTTATAAAAATGCGAGATGACTTAAAATACAATGGTTTGCAATTAAATATTGCATGTAATTCAGTTCGTAAGGATGGCTTATTAGTTGAGGTTGATGGAGATTATGCAGAAACTTTGGCTCGTATAGAGGCAAATAAGAATGTTTTTGGATTTTTAGGACTATCCTTTTATAAAAATAATTCTGATATTTTGAAAATTACTGCTATTGATGGGATTATTCCTTCCATGCATACAGTATCTGCGGGATTGTATCCGATTATACGACCTCTTTTGTTTTATGTAAAGAAAAATCATCTTAGGAACGTTATTGGCCTTAGGGAGTATATTTACTTTAGTGTATCAGATGAGATGATGAATACTAGTTCTCAACTGATTAGGTATGGTTTGATCCCTATTTCTGAGGGTGAGAGAAAGGCAGTTCGAGATTCTATTGCAATTAATAAAAATGATTAA